From Prochlorococcus marinus XMU1419, a single genomic window includes:
- the tatC gene encoding twin-arginine translocase subunit TatC — protein MKGNDVSKNQLSDSMTFSDHLEELRQRILNSIYSILISIFFSFLIIKPLISFLEIPASDIHLLQLAPGEFLFVAIKVAGYSGLIVSMPYIFYQIILFISPGLTKKEKSLILPAVFGSGLLFFLGLIFSWWILVPAAINFFISFGADIVEPTWSIERYFDFVLLLMSSTAIAFQLPVLQFILGSLGIITTEKMISNWKIVVISSAILSAVITPSTDPLTMSLLSISIVFLFFVGTGLTYLSENLKSKTLSSSH, from the coding sequence ATGAAAGGTAATGATGTGAGTAAGAATCAATTATCAGATTCAATGACTTTTAGTGATCATTTAGAGGAGCTTCGTCAAAGGATACTTAACTCAATTTACTCAATACTTATTTCAATATTCTTTAGTTTTCTAATCATAAAGCCATTAATATCTTTTTTAGAAATTCCAGCTAGTGATATCCATTTACTACAACTTGCTCCAGGAGAATTTTTATTTGTCGCTATTAAAGTTGCAGGTTACAGCGGATTAATAGTTTCTATGCCATATATTTTTTATCAAATAATACTATTTATTTCTCCTGGTTTAACAAAAAAAGAAAAAAGCCTAATCTTGCCTGCAGTTTTTGGTTCAGGTCTTCTATTTTTCTTGGGATTAATTTTTTCATGGTGGATATTAGTTCCTGCAGCTATAAATTTCTTTATTTCTTTCGGTGCTGATATTGTTGAACCAACTTGGTCTATAGAAAGATATTTTGATTTTGTTCTATTACTAATGTCGAGCACTGCAATAGCTTTTCAATTGCCAGTACTACAATTTATTCTTGGTTCTCTTGGAATAATCACAACAGAAAAAATGATTTCGAATTGGAAGATAGTTGTAATCTCCTCTGCAATCTTATCTGCAGTAATTACCCCTTCAACAGACCCATTGACAATGTCGTTGCTATCTATATCGATTGTGTTTTTATTCTTTGTGGGTACTGGATTAACTTACTTATCAGAAAATCTTAAGTCAAAAACTCTTTCATCTTCTCATTAA
- a CDS encoding DUF3067 family protein, whose product MNPLLVDEVIHYLIHRWGKKYDFRLFRRGNFVYFQMMWGFLGQESFPLSEDEYKKSIADKIEILNRCGYSEEVRQWLKKVNAKPRLGRAVSLQLNVNEKMKEFLT is encoded by the coding sequence ATGAACCCATTACTAGTAGATGAAGTTATCCATTATTTGATTCATCGCTGGGGGAAAAAATATGATTTTAGGCTCTTTAGAAGAGGAAATTTTGTCTATTTTCAAATGATGTGGGGATTCCTTGGACAGGAATCATTTCCTTTAAGTGAAGATGAATACAAAAAATCGATAGCGGATAAAATCGAAATTTTAAATAGATGTGGATATTCAGAGGAAGTAAGGCAATGGCTAAAGAAAGTCAATGCTAAGCCAAGGTTAGGAAGAGCTGTTAGCTTGCAATTAAATGTTAATGAGAAGATGAAAGAGTTTTTGACTTAA